A region of the Litchfieldia alkalitelluris genome:
ACCATTGTCCTTTGTTGTTTGAAATGGGTCAAAGATGGTTTTCTGTAACTCTTTCGGAATACCTGGCCCATTATCTTTGATAAATAATTGATACATTCCATCAATTACATCTGAATATATCTTTATCCAGCCTTTTTCACCGATGGCTTCACTACTATTTCTAAAGAGGTTATAAAATACCTGTGTCATTTGCTTTGGGTCGACCATTAGTTTTGCCTTTGTCATATTCACCGAAAAACGAATATCTTGATTCGTGACACTTGAATCAAATAGAGGAAGAATCTCTTTAACCAATGATTCAAGACAGACTTCTTTTATTATAGGAGCACCTGGTTTAGCAATTAGAAGCATATCATCAATAATTGTATCAATACGCTTAAACTCTTTTAACAGTAACGGAAGTTGGAATTTATCTCTTTCATGATCCTTTAAGGAGACATTCATCAGTGATACAAAGCCCTGGATTACAGTTAATGGATTTCTGATTTCATGTGCAGCACCCGCAGCTAATTGCCCTAGCAATGCTAGTTTTTCAGATTGGTAAATCCGCTTTTCAAGCTCATCCGTGTCAGTAATATCGATAAAATAAATGATACGACCTATTAATTGCTCATATTGATCAATCAGCTTTGTTTGTGACATTAAGAGAAGATGTTTCACTTCCCCAACAGTATAATACACTTTGTTATTCTGGTAAGTTTCCCTTGTCCCTACATTCTTCCAGAACTCATGATTTAGCTCAGGATTACTGATAAGAAATTCCATGACTTGATTACTATTCAAATTCAACAATTTAGCGGCGGATGTATTCAAATCGATTGATGAAGTTTGATGATCAATCGTGATTACTCCTACAGGAAGTGAATCCAGAATCTGTTCTCGGTGTATTTTATCCTTTGATATCTTTTCGTATAAACGGAAATTATTACGAAAAGTAATTGATAGCAGGATGATGATAAAAGTAAAAATGAATACACCAAATATAGGGTGTTCATGCTGCAATAACGTAATCAAAATATATGAACCAGCTAGTGTAATAAAATAGATTAATAGCGTATCATTTAAGAAGCTCTTAATTACGGTGATAAACTGTTTCTTCGAAGCTAAATAAAAATAAGGAATTAATAAAACCATATTAACGATAAAGTACGATAAAAGGGAAACCAGAAAAGGGAAACTATGGTCTAGAATTACTCCATTAATTGCTCCACCAAGTTTCACATATATATTATATGTACAAGTGATCATCATGGTATAAATGGAAAAATTAAAGATATGTTTCCACCATTGTACTTTTCTCCGAATTGCACTAAATATAATGGTACAGACCAATAGGGTCAAAAGAGTAGTTTCTAGCCCAAAAATAAATAATGTAGCTATATACAATGCTGTATCCATCGAGAGAAATAATAAGTTCCCTTTTGGTGGTTTAGGTATATAAAAATAGTCAGAAAGAATAATCCCTAAAGCAATAACCAAAAATAGAGAAATTTCTATATTAGTAATTGGGAACTGAATTTGAAACAGAAAGGTTACGATGCCTAAAATCATGATGACAAATAAATATCGATTAGTAATTATTTTTAAATTAAATCCAACCAAGCAAACCCACTCACTCCCACATAAAAAACATGATACTATAGTATTCTAGTTTATATAGCACACTAAAGCAATAAACATAAAAGAATGAATGAATTTAGCTTTGCCCGGTAATTTTCACACTTAAATTGTTACATTTATAGTTAGCCTCTTAATCTAATTACTCGCCTAAAAATGCGTTTATTTTTTATAGTTTACTAACTATTCATTCTTACTCATTTTCCCATAGAATCGATTACTTTCAATTAAATTATTGTTTCTATTCCCCAAATCCAGTTGCTATTACTGTAACAATGATCTCATCCTTTAAATTCTCATTGATAACTGAACCGAAAATCATGTTCACATCTTCATGTGATGTCGATGATACAATACCGGCTGCTTCCTGAACCTCAAAGAGACTTATGTTTTTCCCACCTGTAATATTAATGATTACACCCTTTGCACCATGAATGGAGGTTTCTAACAAAGGACTGTTTATCGCTTTTTGTGCTGCTTCTACTGCGCGCTCTTCTCCTTGTGCTATTCCAATCCCCATTAAGGCAGTCCCTTTATGTGACATGACGGTCTTAATATCCGCAAAATCCAAATTAATTAAGCCAGGAACAGCTATTAAATCCGATATCCCTTGTACACCTCTCCGTAGGACATTATCTGCTTCACGAAAGGCATGGAGCATGGGTGTGTTTTTATCTACAACTTCTAAAAGTCTCTCATTCGGAATGATGATTAATGTATCTACAGCTTCCTTCATCGCTTGAATTCCTTGCTCAGCATTTATCGCTCGTCGATGACCCTCAAACCTAAAAGGTCGAGTTACCACTCCA
Encoded here:
- a CDS encoding two-component system sensor histidine kinase NtrB; protein product: MVGFNLKIITNRYLFVIMILGIVTFLFQIQFPITNIEISLFLVIALGIILSDYFYIPKPPKGNLLFLSMDTALYIATLFIFGLETTLLTLLVCTIIFSAIRRKVQWWKHIFNFSIYTMMITCTYNIYVKLGGAINGVILDHSFPFLVSLLSYFIVNMVLLIPYFYLASKKQFITVIKSFLNDTLLIYFITLAGSYILITLLQHEHPIFGVFIFTFIIILLSITFRNNFRLYEKISKDKIHREQILDSLPVGVITIDHQTSSIDLNTSAAKLLNLNSNQVMEFLISNPELNHEFWKNVGTRETYQNNKVYYTVGEVKHLLLMSQTKLIDQYEQLIGRIIYFIDITDTDELEKRIYQSEKLALLGQLAAGAAHEIRNPLTVIQGFVSLMNVSLKDHERDKFQLPLLLKEFKRIDTIIDDMLLIAKPGAPIIKEVCLESLVKEILPLFDSSVTNQDIRFSVNMTKAKLMVDPKQMTQVFYNLFRNSSEAIGEKGWIKIYSDVIDGMYQLFIKDNGPGIPKELQKTIFDPFQTTKDNGTGLGLTIVQRIIENHGGKIELQSNEMGTTFMISLPIKE